The following DNA comes from Flavobacteriales bacterium.
CGCATGGTAGATTTTCGATGGCGTTGAAAAGGAAATCCTTCTCTTTCGTGTCCTTTATATACGTGTCGATCAGCAGCGAATACGTTTCTGCGTGAATGTTCTCAATGGCAATTTGGAAACCGTAGAAACATCTGGCCTCTGGGTACTGAACCTCATTCAGGAAGTTGATGGCAAGGTTCTCGTTTACAATGCCATCGCTTGCGGCAAAGAATGCCAACACGTGCTTGATGAAGTGACGCTCGTCCTTGGTCAACTTGTTCTCCCAATCGTTCATGTCCTGCTGAAGATCGATCTCTTCGGCAGTCCAAAAACTGGCTTCGGCCTTCTTATACATGGCCCACATTTCGCGGTGCTTGATAGGGAAAATGACGAAGCGGTCATTGCTTTCCTGAAGGATCGGCTCAACTGGCAATGAGGTTTTTTCTGGCAGAATTTCGGTCAGATTTGTTGCGGTTTGCTGAGTCGGTCGATCCATCTTTTTCGTGTTTTTAAGCGTTAATAATCCCTGTGGTCGAATGCTCTGTTATTCGTTGGATTACTCCCGATTCTAACGGCTTTCGACCTAAAAAATTCTTTTAAGTCTTCTAATTGTTTGGTTGCGAGCGGGTTAAGAAATGCAGTACCCTCGCGCCTTCCACCCTTCAAATTTTCGCAAAAAAGCCTGTGGGGTCAACCCGAAAGAATTAACAATCGGCCATAGTTTTTAACATCGGGTTTATTACGCCCACGTTAATAAAAATGTATAACGCCTGTAATCCTTGCTATGACTGCATTTGCGCTTTATCGTCACTCTTTAGGTGACAAAAAAGGTTGCAAAATCTTTTGCGAATGTTACGCGAGAGTTACCCGAAATTGGCTACGTAAATCGCGCAAAAAATTTTAATCCTTTTGCTTTTGCAGTTGGTCGATCATTTCCAACTCTTCATACCACTCGGTTCCGTACTTTCTGATCAAAGCCTCTTTTAGGAAACGGAACAATGGAACATTCAATTTGGCACCACAGTCGCACGCGGGCTTGCAAATGCTCCACTTGTTGTAATTCACCGCATCGTAGCTTTCGTACTCGGTAATTCGAACGGGATAGAGATGGCACGAGATGGGCTTTTTGAATTTGACCGCACCATCATTGTAGGCCTTTTCGATGCCGCAGGAAACCATTCCGTTCTCATCGATCAGCGCGTAGGCGCATCTTCCGTTTTCAAGTAGGGAAGTGCCTTTGTCGCCATCCACATCAATTTCAAAA
Coding sequences within:
- a CDS encoding DUF3109 family protein, which gives rise to MFAIQNTLVSLDLLERHFVCDLNACKGICCVKGDAGAPLTDEEIDLLENIIDDVLPYLDEEGRAMIAEKGVFEIDVDGDKGTSLLENGRCAYALIDENGMVSCGIEKAYNDGAVKFKKPISCHLYPVRITEYESYDAVNYNKWSICKPACDCGAKLNVPLFRFLKEALIRKYGTEWYEELEMIDQLQKQKD